The DNA segment TGCCCCAGCCCAGTAAACCTGAGTTTTGTCGGTGTGGTATCCCTCAAGTGCAAAGCCAATATCAACAGCTAATGGGGAGTTGTTGCGCCACACTTTGCCTGCATATCCCATAAATGGGGTTGCAGGGTGTTCACCTATTAAGCCGAGAGGGCCGTTAAAGTGGCTCGGGTAGTTGCCGGATTCTCCAGCGGCAATGTGCCCGAGAAAAACATCTTCGCCAAAGGTATTCATACGCAGCATGCCGCAGTGTCCTTTTGCAAAGAATATTTCCCATGATACATGGGCAATTTCGCGCTCTGTCATGCCGATGTGAAGACGTTTCGGAAGGTCGTGGTATACCGCTTTATGGTGACGGGCCCCAGCCAGGCGGAGTTTCTTTAACTCCCATTCTGTCTTAACAGCACGTCCGGCAGTTAAGATTTTGTCGCATGGGATGAATGATATATGCGGTAGTTTTTTACGGAGAAGGTCTCCCACCTGCCATGTGACACCGGAAAAATCGACCCCAATATCAGCAGCTTCGGCAGGAAGAAGCGGGGAGCCGACACCGCTTAGAATTTGTTCAATATCGCTGAATGAGCGGAACGCATGAATTTCTTTAATAGAACTTTCAAGACGACATCGCTCAACACCGTGGCGAGCCATAAGTACAGGTGTTCCCTCTTTAGGGAGCCAGAATACTCCGTTCGCAAGGGTTCCTGTGAGGTGATATAGCTGGATGCGGGAAAATACGAGCATGCCGGATACGTCCGGCATAAAACGATCTAAGAGTTCACGGCAGCGTGTATGGCGAATCGCAAGCTCTTCTGCCGGGATTTTTTCAATAACTGGTAATATCTTAGACATAATTGCTCCTTGGGTGTGCCAGTCGGTTATAAGCCAATCTGCACCAGTGGGCAATGGGGATATGAACTACTGGTGTTCCCAGCAAATACAGTATACAGAAACCACAGGCTGCGGTAGTTATGTTTGAAAGTATTGTGGCACTCATATTTAATTATAATGCCCTAGCGATACGTTATTAACTTCGTGCCAGAGGTGAGTTTTGTTCGCCTCGCAACATTTTCTGAGAGGAAATTATGATTTTTGATGAATCAATGCGCGAGGCACTTGTCGAGGCAAAGGTAATCGCGATCATCGGCGCAAAAGATAAAGCTGGTCAGCCTGTTAACATGGTCGGTACTTATCTTATAGATCAGGGATACACTGTTATTCCAGTGCATCCAATTCGGCAGAACGTGTGGGGACTGACAACATATAAGTCCATTGCAGATATTCCAGTACATGTTGATATCGTGAACGTATTCCGTGCATCACAGTATTGTTCTGCCCATGCTGATGAGGTTCTTGCGCTTAAGCACAAGCCGAAAATGTTCTGGATGCAGTCCGGCATCAGAAGTCAGGAAGCCGGAGAAAAACTTGCTGCCAATGGGATTGCTGTAGTTGAAAATAAATGCATTATGGTTGAACACAGCAGGCTCGGCTTGGAGAATAAATAGATGAAAGAAGCGTTTGATTGTCAGATGTGCGGACACTGTTGTGAAGGTGAGGGCGGTATTATTGTCAGTCCTACAGATCTTGCCCGTATTACAGAACATTTGAAAATGTCTGCTGAAGAATTCACCGAAAAGTATGGTGAAACCAAAGACGGCAAGCTGCGCATTCGCGTAGGTGAAGATAAGTACTGTATTTTCTTTGTGCAGGGTAAAGGCTGCGGTGTGCATATTGCCAAGCCTGATATTTGCCGTGCATGGCCTTACTTCCGTGGTAACGTAATTGATTCTGAGTCTTGGGAAATGGCTAAAGACTTTTGCCCGGGCATCCGAAGAGATGTAACCCATGGTGAATTTGCAAAGCAGGGAAAAGCGTATTTGCGTGAACATAACCTGCTTGCCAGTGATAAAAGTTGTGAGGCTCGCGCTCTTATTCTTGATGATGAGTAGGTCACCGCTTTACAATATACTGTGATTTTAAAAAGGCTGGATATTCATAGGGGAAGTGCTCTTATGAAGCCGGCCTTTTTTATATATAATGTTAGCGTATGGTAAAATTCGTACAATAACATGATGTTATTGCATGTTTTTTTAGATGCAGAGACAAGTCATTTTGACTGTTGCGCACCGGAAGCTGTGAATGCGTGAGTGTCGTCCGATGGGCATGGCTGTTTGGCAGCTTTGCTGCGGTTTGGTTGTCATGATCTGCATATGTTTCAGCAGGTGAATTACCTGTGCTGCCCAGTTTGTCTTTTATGGAGGAGTCGTGACGTTACGCGAATGCTATAAGTTACTGAATGTACCCAACGGGGCTTCTGAAGATGTTGTCAAGCAAGCGTACCGTAAGCGCGCTTTTGAACTGCATCCGGATTTGCATCCGGATGATCCTAATGCGTCACGTAATTTTCAGCAGCTGAATGAGGCATATGTTATTATTACATCTGCTTCAAAAAGTACTGAGTCTTCAAGTTCTTCTTCATATTCCGGTAAAGCGCGCTCTGCAGCTAGTGGTTACCGCTCCGAACGTGAATCTCGCGACAGTACTGTGCGTGATCGCGCTCGTGCAGCATACCGCAAAGCAAAGTCAAATTTTGATGCTCAGAAAAGCAGGCATGCAAGCAGCGGCGATACGTATAACAAGCAGCGTCCAGAGTTCGATGATTCTTTTTGGAACCAGGAACAGCGCAGTTATTCAAAAGAATCTGTTTTAAATGAGATCCTGAACGATCCGTTCGCAAAGCGTGTTTTTGAAGATATTTATCGCGAGATTAAGCGTGATGGCGGTAAGACGATTACCATGCCTAAAAAGCGTAAACTCTCAATGCAGTGGGGCGAACGCGATATTTCTGTAGATATGACAGGCGGTGTGAAAGGGTGGTTGCAAAGACAGCTTGATGACAATCAGGAAATGCATTTGCCGATGCATAATCTTCGCCCCGGGGCTAAGGTGCTGCTGACTCTTTCACAGGGACTTAGTGGTGGTACCCGTAAGCTGGAAATTACATTGCCCCAAGATTTTAGAGTAGGACACCCAATCCGTCTGCGTAGGTTAGGGCGAAAGATTGGGGGCTGGGTTGGTGACTTATATCTGACGATTTATGGTCGCATGTAGTTTGTTGAAAAAGTAATGAAAAAATCCTGTCGAATTTTATTCGACAGGATTTTTTGTTTTTCAAAGGTGAATTAAAACTCTCTATCAAGCAGCAGGTGTGAAAAATACCCGACTACAGCTGCAAGATAGAATGGTAGTGTTACTATCCATGTCTCTCGAAAGAAAATCCATGGCAGTGCAATCAAAGGCGCTGGAACGAGAAGCATAGCCCACCATGTGTGTGTCCAGCCTCTGTGTTTTCCTAACGCCGGAAGCATTGCAAAAAGCCCTAATATCGCGGCCCATTGGTAATAATGGTTAACAATGAGTAATACGTCTGTGATGGCCATGAGGGAGTAGAAAAAGTTCTGCCCTTTGGACTCGGTGTCGGTGTCTGGAAAAAGTGAAGCCATGACTGCAATGGCAAATAATGATGCAAGAAGCCAGATGTCTTGAGGAAGGTATGAAAAATAAACCGCAGCTGCGATGGCACTGCCACCTAATACTGCGCCACCTGTAAGGTGAGCTTTATATCCGGGCATAGTGTTTCCTTGTTCAAACAGAAATTTTGTTAGTAATATAATAAAATTATGTGATCCGGTAAAGACTCGTGCTGTGGTGAAAGAGTAGTTGTGTACAGTTGTTATTGATTATCTATCTGTTATAAAAATATTTTTGTATTTCGATATCATGGAGGATCTACAACTTATGGGCATAATACAACAGTGTAGAGCAGGACGGGCACGCTGCCTGTTTGCACATAAAGCGCCGAGGGGACGCCCTCGGCCAATGGAAACACTCCGGACCTTCGGGTCGGTAGCGGGGAAAAAAAGTGAAATGTAATTTTACTTTTTTTCCCCGCTTTTACTTTCCTGAAAGATCAAATAGTTACTTTTGCATATTTGAGCGATCAATCAAATATTTTTCATAAAAGTGATTGAATACTCAAATCAGCACGTTTTTTCAATGATTCCGAGTTTTCAAGTAAAATGTGGCATTTATTGTGATGATAAAATCACAAAAAGCTGTTTTTTCTGAGTTTTTTTGCAATAAATAAATTCAAAAAAAAACACTATTCTGGTTGCCAATGTTTGTTAGCGGCGTTAGGTTAAGGTTGTAAATAGAGTGATACACTTTCGAGGCTATTATTGTGATTGGTACCCACAATGTGTACGGCCCAGAGTGAGAATAGTTGATATGTGAGACAGCACACAATCTGACTACCAAAAAAATACGGGTTTTTGTTACCTATGGGTTAAGGTGACAAAGATAATCTCGTTTTTTTATGAGTAATATCTTGAAATTGCTATAAATGTAGTCTTCGCCTGTCTTACCTTTGTTGCATCGCAGTTGGGGTCTGTATTGCTTCAAAGTTCTTCTGTTTTTTGTGTCGCTCTCCGCTGAACTGGTGTTTTAGGCATGTTTCTTATGCCAATTTGCTGCCTTTTTCAGTCAACACTCGGAGGAGCCATGGAAACCATCCCTCTTAACTCACCGGATAAAGAATTCATCCGTGAAGTTCAGGAGAGAAGTGGACAGAATGTGCTTACTTGCTACCAATGTGGCAACTGCACCGCTGGCTGTCCTTATAACTTTGCGTATGACCTCTCTGTAAGTCGTATAATGCGTCTCGTGCAGCTTGGTCAGCGTGAAACCGTCCTTAAAAGCCATTCTATTTGGCTGTGTGCAACCTGTCAGTCCTGTACAACTCGCTGTCCTAACAGCATTGATGTCGCCAAAATTATGGATGTTCTGCGTCACATGGCACGTGAAGCAGGTTACGCTACTGAGCGTAATGTAAAAGCATTCGGCGATGCTTTCCTTGAGTCGGTCGAAAAGCACGGTCGTGTGTATGAACTTGGCGTTACAGCTTCATACGTATGCAAAACAGGTAGATTCTGGACAGATGTAGATCTTGCTCCGGCAATGCTTCCTAAAAACAAGCTTTCGATTAAGCCGCACGAAATTCGCGGTAAAGAACACGTTGCTGAAATTTTTAAACGTTTCAGAGAACGCGACACCGCCAAGGAGAACAGCTAATGTCAATTTCTGTAGGATACTATCCGGGCTGTTCCGGTAGTGGTACGTCTATTGAATATGACAAATCCACCCGTGCAGTCTGTAAAAAGCTCGGCATTGAGCTTAACGAAATCGACGATTGGAGCTGTTGTGGCTCCACTCCGGCTCATACAGTAAACCATACTCTTTCTGCTGCTCTTTCTGCTCGTAACCTTGTTCTTGCAGCTAAACAGGGACAGGAAGAGGTGGTGACACCTTGTCCAAGTTGCCTTGCCAACCTGCGCGTTGCTTCTCATAAAATTGAAGACGAGAAATTTCGCCCAGACGTTGAAGCCCTTCTTGATGAATCCTGTGAAAAAGCAGCTACTGTAGCTTCTACTTTGCAGCTTATCGTAGAAAAAGTCGGCATTGACGCTATTAAAAAAGCTGTTGTTAAACCGCTCAAAGATCTTAACGTAGCTTGTTACTACGGCTGCATTATGAACCGTCCACCGGAACTTATGCAGTTTGATGATCATGAAAATCCAATGGCGATGGACAAGATCATGGAAGCGTGTGGTGCAACAGTGCTGCCTTTCCCGCTTAAAGTTGAGTGCTGCGGTGCCGCAGCCGGTATGCCAAAGAAAAATCTCGTAACTGAACTCTCAGGACGTCTGCTTGACGTTGCAGACTCACTGAATACTGAGATTATCGTAACAGCCTGTCCTCTCTGTCAGATGAACCTTGATCTTCGTCAGGGTCAGGTTAACCGTGCAAACGGTACCCGTTACGATATTCCGGTTATGTACTTCACACAGTTACTCGGTTTGGCTCTTGGTCTTTCTGCTGAAGAGGTTGGCTTGTCCAAGCTCGTAGTAGACCCAACACCTCGTCTGCGTTTTGCTGGCGTTTTATAGCAAGGAGAGAGTATGCGTATAGGCGTATTTATCTGTCACTGTGGCAGTAACATCGCGGCTACTGTTGACTGTCCGGCTGTAGCGGAGCAAGCAAAGACATTGCAGGACGTAGTGTTTACTACAGACACTATGTATACCTGTTCCGAGCCGGGACAGAACGAAATTATTGAAGCCATTAAAGAACATGGTCTTGATGGCGTAGTGGTTGCTTCTTGTTCACCTCGTATGCACGAGGCAACATTCCGTCGTGCTCTTGAGCGTGCAGGTCTTAACCGCTACATGCTTGAAATGGCAAACATTCGTGAACACGTTTCCTGGATTGGTAAAAACAAGGAACGTAACACGGTTAAAGCTTTTGAGCTTGTATCTATTGCTGTTGCAAAGCTGCGTAACAACAGCCCGCTTTACGCGAACAAGTTTGACGTTAATAAGCGTGTTCTTGTTATTGGCGGCGGCGTTGCTGGTATTCAGGCTGCACTGGACTGTGCAGATGCCGGATATCAGGTCGTGATGGTAGAGCGTGAGCAATCCATCGGCGGCAAAATGGCAAAAATCGATAAAACATTCCCGACCGTTGACTGTTCCTCATGTATTTTGGGACCGAAAATGGTAGACGTTTCTCAGCATGAAAATATTACGCTGTATGCAATGTCTGAAGTGGAAAAAATCGATGGTTACGTTGGTAACTTCGAAGTGCAAGTGCGCAAAAAAGCTACCTACGTAAACTGGGACGAGTGTACTGGTTGTGGCGCATGTATGGAAAAATGTCCAAGTAAGAAGAACATTGATAAGTTCAACGAAGGCATTTCCAAATGTACCGCAATTAATATTCCATTCCCGCAGGCGATTCCTAAGAAAGCCGCAATCGATCCTGAAGGCTGTATGATGCTTAAGAAGGGCAAATGTGGTGTATGTGCCAAAATTTGTCCTACCAAGTGCATCGACTTTGAGCAGCAGGATGAAATTATTACCGAAAAAGTCGGCGCTGTAATCGCCGCTACCGGTTACGACATGTTCGACCATTCTGTGTACAAACAGTATGGCGCAGGTCAGTACCCGGACGTGATCACCTCCCTGCAGTATGAGCGTCTTATGAACGCATCCGGCCCTACCGGTGGTCACATCAAACGTCCATCTGATGGTAAAGAGCCGAAAAAGGTTGTGTTCGTACAGTGCGTAGGCTCCCGTGACCCTGCGGTTGGTCGCCCATACTGCTCCGGTTTCTGCTGTATGTATACTGCTAAGCAGGCAATTCTGACTAAAGACCATATCCCTGATTCTGACTCTTACGTATTCTACATGGATATTCGTTCTCCTGGTAAAGGCTACGACGAATTTACCCGTAGAGCACAGGAACAGTACGGTGTTCAGTACCTTCGCGGCCGCGTATCTATGATCTACCCTAAGGGTGATCGTTACGTTGTTCGTGGTTCTGATACTCTTGCCGGTACTCAGGTAGAAGTGGAAGCAGATCTTGTAGTTCTGGCTGTTGGTGCGGAAAGTGCTAAAAATGCACCTGCACTTGCTGAAAAAATGCGTATTTCCTACGACTCCTACGGATTCTTTATG comes from the Halodesulfovibrio marinisediminis DSM 17456 genome and includes:
- a CDS encoding CoB--CoM heterodisulfide reductase iron-sulfur subunit B family protein; its protein translation is MSISVGYYPGCSGSGTSIEYDKSTRAVCKKLGIELNEIDDWSCCGSTPAHTVNHTLSAALSARNLVLAAKQGQEEVVTPCPSCLANLRVASHKIEDEKFRPDVEALLDESCEKAATVASTLQLIVEKVGIDAIKKAVVKPLKDLNVACYYGCIMNRPPELMQFDDHENPMAMDKIMEACGATVLPFPLKVECCGAAAGMPKKNLVTELSGRLLDVADSLNTEIIVTACPLCQMNLDLRQGQVNRANGTRYDIPVMYFTQLLGLALGLSAEEVGLSKLVVDPTPRLRFAGVL
- a CDS encoding M24 family metallopeptidase — translated: MSKILPVIEKIPAEELAIRHTRCRELLDRFMPDVSGMLVFSRIQLYHLTGTLANGVFWLPKEGTPVLMARHGVERCRLESSIKEIHAFRSFSDIEQILSGVGSPLLPAEAADIGVDFSGVTWQVGDLLRKKLPHISFIPCDKILTAGRAVKTEWELKKLRLAGARHHKAVYHDLPKRLHIGMTEREIAHVSWEIFFAKGHCGMLRMNTFGEDVFLGHIAAGESGNYPSHFNGPLGLIGEHPATPFMGYAGKVWRNNSPLAVDIGFALEGYHTDKTQVYWAGAKKNVPDVVRNAHEICIEIQNTIAEELRPGSIPSELYQKSLKMAERAGFEDGFMALGANKVKFLGHGIGLGVDEHPVIAKSFDEPLEKGNVIALEPKIGIPGIGMVGVENTFEVTDGASVCLTGDAYDMICIE
- a CDS encoding 4Fe-4S dicluster domain-containing protein, translated to METIPLNSPDKEFIREVQERSGQNVLTCYQCGNCTAGCPYNFAYDLSVSRIMRLVQLGQRETVLKSHSIWLCATCQSCTTRCPNSIDVAKIMDVLRHMAREAGYATERNVKAFGDAFLESVEKHGRVYELGVTASYVCKTGRFWTDVDLAPAMLPKNKLSIKPHEIRGKEHVAEIFKRFRERDTAKENS
- a CDS encoding CoA-binding protein, coding for MIFDESMREALVEAKVIAIIGAKDKAGQPVNMVGTYLIDQGYTVIPVHPIRQNVWGLTTYKSIADIPVHVDIVNVFRASQYCSAHADEVLALKHKPKMFWMQSGIRSQEAGEKLAANGIAVVENKCIMVEHSRLGLENK
- a CDS encoding J domain-containing protein, producing the protein MTLRECYKLLNVPNGASEDVVKQAYRKRAFELHPDLHPDDPNASRNFQQLNEAYVIITSASKSTESSSSSSYSGKARSAASGYRSERESRDSTVRDRARAAYRKAKSNFDAQKSRHASSGDTYNKQRPEFDDSFWNQEQRSYSKESVLNEILNDPFAKRVFEDIYREIKRDGGKTITMPKKRKLSMQWGERDISVDMTGGVKGWLQRQLDDNQEMHLPMHNLRPGAKVLLTLSQGLSGGTRKLEITLPQDFRVGHPIRLRRLGRKIGGWVGDLYLTIYGRM
- a CDS encoding metal-dependent hydrolase encodes the protein MPGYKAHLTGGAVLGGSAIAAAVYFSYLPQDIWLLASLFAIAVMASLFPDTDTESKGQNFFYSLMAITDVLLIVNHYYQWAAILGLFAMLPALGKHRGWTHTWWAMLLVPAPLIALPWIFFRETWIVTLPFYLAAVVGYFSHLLLDREF
- a CDS encoding YkgJ family cysteine cluster protein, encoding MKEAFDCQMCGHCCEGEGGIIVSPTDLARITEHLKMSAEEFTEKYGETKDGKLRIRVGEDKYCIFFVQGKGCGVHIAKPDICRAWPYFRGNVIDSESWEMAKDFCPGIRRDVTHGEFAKQGKAYLREHNLLASDKSCEARALILDDE
- a CDS encoding CoB--CoM heterodisulfide reductase iron-sulfur subunit A family protein, with product MRIGVFICHCGSNIAATVDCPAVAEQAKTLQDVVFTTDTMYTCSEPGQNEIIEAIKEHGLDGVVVASCSPRMHEATFRRALERAGLNRYMLEMANIREHVSWIGKNKERNTVKAFELVSIAVAKLRNNSPLYANKFDVNKRVLVIGGGVAGIQAALDCADAGYQVVMVEREQSIGGKMAKIDKTFPTVDCSSCILGPKMVDVSQHENITLYAMSEVEKIDGYVGNFEVQVRKKATYVNWDECTGCGACMEKCPSKKNIDKFNEGISKCTAINIPFPQAIPKKAAIDPEGCMMLKKGKCGVCAKICPTKCIDFEQQDEIITEKVGAVIAATGYDMFDHSVYKQYGAGQYPDVITSLQYERLMNASGPTGGHIKRPSDGKEPKKVVFVQCVGSRDPAVGRPYCSGFCCMYTAKQAILTKDHIPDSDSYVFYMDIRSPGKGYDEFTRRAQEQYGVQYLRGRVSMIYPKGDRYVVRGSDTLAGTQVEVEADLVVLAVGAESAKNAPALAEKMRISYDSYGFFMEAHPKLKPVETNTAGVYLAGSCLGPRDIPTSVGQGSAAAAKVMSLFSKDKLESDPQVSKVDVSRCVGCLKCATTCPFGAIKEVTDRAGNVKAEVIETVCQGCGICTVTCPQGAIQLQHFTDNQILAEVNALCQAQLDF